Part of the Arthrobacter globiformis genome is shown below.
CGTCGCCACTCGAAACTGTGGCGCCGCAAATCGCCGTCGCGCCTCTTCAATAAAGAGGGGAACCAGATCGATCCCCTCAACCTCAATGCCGTGGTTCGCGAGAAATGCCGTCCAGTGCCCTGGACCGCAGCCTGCATCGATGGCCGGACCGCTCAGTGATTGTGCCCAGTGCGACATAAGCCGCTGATCCGACCCATGGGCCTTCTCGGCAGATCCAAACAGCGCCGTGTACTTCGCCGCCCGAGCGGCATAGGCGTCCTGAACCTGCATGTCCGTCATCGTGCGAGCCTACCGACCCCGGTGAAGGCGTTCACGACGGCGTCGCTGACGTACTTCTTGCCCGCAGCCCAGCCAGGGCGCTGCGTCGGCTGCCGCTTTGGAGTCACCGGTGGCCAGCAGCCACGCGAGCGGGCGAGCCGCTGCAGTCCGGTGCGTTACAGTCGCGCGTTCCTCCGGCCTAGCAGCGCTATGGCCGTCAAGCCTCATCGGTTCCCCCAAAATCCCAAACTGACGCTTTCACCGACCCTACCCCTGCCACGGTCCATCTCGTAGCCTTTGTTGAATGACTGGGGAGAATGCCGGCCGGGTTAAAGTCAGCGGAGCGGAAGTCTATTGGGAGACCTCGGGGAACCCCGCGGGGATTCCCGTGCTGTTCCTCCACGGCGGCCCCGGCGCTTCTCCCGGCCAGGGCTACCGGACTCGCCATGATGCTTCAAGATTTTGGACCGTCGGGTTGCATCAGCGCGGCTGTGGGAGGAGCACGCCGGCCGTTCAGGACGACCTGAGCTCCTTGTCCGCAAACACCACCCAAACCTTGATCGAGGACATCGAAGCCGTGCGAAAGTATCTCGGTATAGGGAAGTGGATTGTCACAGGCGTGTCGTGGGGTAGCACGCTCGCTCTGGCATATGCCCTTGAGCACCGGGACCGCGTGCACGGGCTCGCCCTGATGGCGGTAACCACCACGAGCCGCGGCGAGGTCCAGTGGATCACCGAGGGCGTGGGGGGCATCTTCCCGGAAGCGTGGGAGGAGTTCTCGAGCGCAGCCGAATGCAGGCCTGGGGAACGGGTGGTGGATGCGTACGTGCGTCGCCTCGCCGGCGTTAATCGGGGCGACGCCGAGGCGGCAGCCCGTGCATGGGACTGTTGGGAATCGACGCACATCTCGCTGGATCCGCTGTGGCGGCCCGGCGCAATGTTCGACGACGACCGCGAGCGCATGACGTTCGCCATTCTCGTCACCCACTACTGGTCCCACGACGGCTTCCTTACTGGCGGGCAGGCCATCATGGAAAGGGTCCACCAACTCAACGGAATTCCCGGCTACCTCATCCACGGCCGCAGAGACGTGAGTGGCCCTGTCATCACGCCCTGGAAGCTTCATCAGCGCTGGGAGGACAGCCGTCTCATCGTCATCGAGAACGAAGGGCATGGCGGCCCTGAATCAATGGCCGCGCTTGTCGCGGCGGTTGAAAAAATTGCAGCTGGTCTGCCCGAACGGACTGAAAGCACGCAACAGGAACGGACATTGTGATTTAGGCTTACTCCACATCTCGCGTCTGCCCGTCGCGAGTTGAATAAAGAGAGGCAGAGCCAATGCAGCCCGACCTTGGCCAGCGCGCCGCGAACGAGCACGCCGACGTAGCCCGGTCCCTTCTTTCCGCCGCCGAGCAAGCACTATCAGGTGCCGATGTCGACGCCGAACTGCAGATCAGGCTGGCCCAGGCCCACGCCACCCTTGCCCTCGCACTGGAAACGCGCGCGGCGGCCTATGACACCCGGACTGCCGCGTACGTCGCATATCTGGCCACGCTGAAATCGGACGGCCGTTCGGACAACAAGCAGCACGCCGCCGTCGTCGCGAAGCTTGTCCGCGACCGCCTCGGCTTCGAATCCGAATAGGAGGCGGGTTGTCCGCGACGGGCCGTCAGCTCCAACGCTCCCAGTAGTCGTCGGCGGCCTGCAGGAAGCGGCGCCGTCGGATCTGTTCGCCGAGCAGCGGATAGCCGTCGGCCCTTCCCAGCGGGCCTGAAGCATCGGATGCGGGAACAAAGCTGATCGCAACCAGTGCAGCCATCGCAGGAACGGAACCGAGGTTGAAAGCGGCAAGGGCCAAGCCATACTTCCGCCCCGGTGCCTGCCGGAGCCGGGTCCGCAGTCGGAAGCCGCCCAGGTACGTCCCGAGGGTCGTGCCGCGGGAATAAAGCGCCCAGTTCACTGCCCAAGACACGAGCACGAAGGTAACCGCAATCAGTACCTGGTGTCCGGGCGCAAGAAAGTAAATGGCGGCTGCCGGCCCCCAGACAAGAACCGAATCGGTAAGGAGTGCGAAAAGCAGCGAAGGCCAATTCACTGGTGAGGCCTCCGGATCGTCCATCCGGCGATTCTTCCATACGGGGCCGGCAGCAGGGCTGGCCGGCGCCGCCGGGGCCGTGTCGGTCGGTTAGTCGTCGATGCCCGTGCTGAGGCTCAGCTCGCGCCATTGGTCCAGTTCCGCGCGCTGCGCGTCGGCGACGGCGGCGAAGGCACTAAATGCGTCCTGGCCGAGGACCAGCAGTGACGGCGGGTTGGGGCTTTCGACGACGGCGATGATCGCCTCCGCGGCCTTGACGGGGTCCCCGGGCTGCGTACCGTGAACGGTGTCGTGCTCCTTGCGGCGCTTGCCGGCCGTCTCCGCATAGTCCGGAATTGCCGTCGCCGACTGCGTGAGCGAGCGGCCGGCGAAGTCGGTACGGAACGCGCCGGGTTCGATAGCCGTGACACTGATGCCGAGCGGCTGGAGTTCCTTGTGCAGCGAACCCGACAGGCCCTCCAGCGCCGCCTTGGTTGCGGAGTAGTAGCCGGAACCGGCGGGCGAAATGCGCGCGCCGATGGAGGAGATGTTCAGGATCGCCCCGTCCTTATTGGCACGCATATCCGGCAGAACTGCTTTGATCATGTCGACGGCGCCGAAAAGGTTCGTGTCGAACAGCCGGCGGATGTCGGCGTCGTCCGCTTCTTCCACGGCGGCGCGGTAGCCGTAACCGGCGTTGTTAACGAGGACGTCAATGCCGCCGAACCGGGCCTGCGCCTGCTGCACCGCCGAGCTGATCTGCTCCCTGTCGGTCACGTCGAGGGGGAGGGCAAGCGCGGTGTCGGGGAAATCGGCCGCAATGTCCTTCACCGCGTTGACGTTCC
Proteins encoded:
- a CDS encoding alpha/beta fold hydrolase is translated as MTGENAGRVKVSGAEVYWETSGNPAGIPVLFLHGGPGASPGQGYRTRHDASRFWTVGLHQRGCGRSTPAVQDDLSSLSANTTQTLIEDIEAVRKYLGIGKWIVTGVSWGSTLALAYALEHRDRVHGLALMAVTTTSRGEVQWITEGVGGIFPEAWEEFSSAAECRPGERVVDAYVRRLAGVNRGDAEAAARAWDCWESTHISLDPLWRPGAMFDDDRERMTFAILVTHYWSHDGFLTGGQAIMERVHQLNGIPGYLIHGRRDVSGPVITPWKLHQRWEDSRLIVIENEGHGGPESMAALVAAVEKIAAGLPERTESTQQERTL
- a CDS encoding oxidoreductase → MTTWLITGCSTGLGRALAQTVLAHGHNVVATARNVNAVKDIAADFPDTALALPLDVTDREQISSAVQQAQARFGGIDVLVNNAGYGYRAAVEEADDADIRRLFDTNLFGAVDMIKAVLPDMRANKDGAILNISSIGARISPAGSGYYSATKAALEGLSGSLHKELQPLGISVTAIEPGAFRTDFAGRSLTQSATAIPDYAETAGKRRKEHDTVHGTQPGDPVKAAEAIIAVVESPNPPSLLVLGQDAFSAFAAVADAQRAELDQWRELSLSTGIDD